One uncultured Gellertiella sp. genomic window carries:
- a CDS encoding O-antigen ligase family protein, with amino-acid sequence MQMTPAKSSNIVDRFYTVFASVYIASSMGWATVILLGNTSNEGANSVFRNTWLVLYALNILFYVLKPIKIYRADLLPLFFVGLVVLSTGWSLQREQTLTYGGALAFNVLFCMHLSKFWSREEFLRRILDIITFSCVAGVTLWLLGWDNVRYVDVHDRLTVLGTEPLRGFFYHKIIAGLYSVFALMIALVTQAGLKRTLYCSILLVFLLLSGSSSALALLLVGLGGMYMYRGMIHARLTFEAAHLAMLVILVALITLAYAFLGEILEALGRDPTLTGRTLLWSWGLEVARQRPWFGWGYSGYLGSDEASRVARNIMEFRTYEVPHFHNSYIQMFVDIGLVGLLMVLMVPLLALKKYYIILRTGYDRNAFLFVSILFTFLVSAFFVHVFYKHNDFSAVFIFSAYFLSCVEYNQSKK; translated from the coding sequence ATGCAGATGACACCCGCCAAATCGTCCAATATCGTCGACCGATTCTATACGGTCTTCGCAAGCGTATATATCGCGTCTTCCATGGGATGGGCGACGGTCATTCTGCTCGGCAACACCTCGAATGAAGGCGCGAACTCCGTTTTTCGGAACACTTGGCTGGTCTTGTATGCGCTGAACATCCTCTTCTACGTCTTGAAGCCCATCAAGATTTATCGGGCCGATCTACTGCCGCTTTTTTTCGTAGGCCTGGTGGTGCTGTCGACAGGCTGGTCCCTACAGCGGGAGCAAACCCTCACCTATGGCGGCGCACTTGCATTCAATGTATTGTTTTGCATGCATTTGTCCAAGTTCTGGAGTCGTGAAGAATTTCTTCGGCGGATACTGGACATCATTACCTTCTCATGCGTTGCAGGGGTAACTTTGTGGCTGTTGGGTTGGGATAACGTGCGCTACGTTGACGTTCATGACCGTCTCACGGTCCTCGGGACGGAACCGTTACGCGGCTTCTTTTACCACAAGATCATCGCCGGGCTCTATTCGGTATTTGCCTTGATGATCGCTCTTGTCACGCAGGCAGGTCTTAAGCGAACGCTCTATTGCTCAATTCTGCTGGTCTTTTTGCTTCTGTCCGGATCGTCTTCCGCGCTTGCTCTTCTGCTGGTCGGCTTGGGTGGAATGTACATGTATCGCGGCATGATACATGCGCGTTTGACATTCGAGGCGGCACATCTGGCCATGCTTGTCATCCTTGTGGCGCTGATCACGCTGGCCTATGCATTTCTTGGCGAAATCCTGGAGGCTCTTGGGCGCGATCCGACCCTTACAGGACGGACACTGCTGTGGTCATGGGGACTGGAGGTTGCTCGGCAACGGCCTTGGTTCGGGTGGGGGTATAGCGGGTATCTAGGCAGCGACGAGGCTTCACGCGTTGCACGCAACATCATGGAGTTTAGAACCTATGAGGTCCCGCACTTCCACAACAGTTATATCCAGATGTTCGTGGACATAGGCCTCGTTGGCTTGCTCATGGTTTTGATGGTGCCACTTCTGGCGCTTAAGAAATATTATATAATTTTGCGTACAGGATACGACAGAAACGCGTTCTTGTTCGTGAGTATTTTATTCACATTTCTCGTCTCTGCATTCTTTGTGCACGTATTTTACAAACATAATGACTTTTCGGCGGTATTTATTTTCTCGGCATACTTTTTATCCTGCGTCGAATACAACCAGAGCAAAAAGTGA
- the galE gene encoding UDP-glucose 4-epimerase GalE — protein sequence MRDRKILVTGGAGYIGSHTCMVLKHRGFEPVVYDNLSNGHAAFVKWGLLEEGDIRDRSRIEEVLRKHQPEAVIHFAGLIEVSESVRDPLSFYEVNVAGSLSLLSACIAAGVDKFVFSSTCATYGIPRQLLIDEGHVQDPVNPYGRTKLLIERAILDLEVHGLRSVILRYFNAGGADPGGKIGEKHDPETHAIPLAIDTVLGRRELFRIFGNDYNTRDGTCVRDYIHVLDLADAHVRAVDYLLADNPSDQFNLGTGRGTTVGELVAAVEKATGRPLPKQEDQRRPGDVPQLVANNAKAQSVLGWQPVYELEDIIRTAWDWHRKQNT from the coding sequence ATGCGTGACCGTAAAATACTGGTGACGGGAGGAGCGGGTTACATCGGTTCTCACACATGCATGGTCCTCAAGCACCGCGGTTTTGAACCTGTTGTCTACGACAATCTGTCCAATGGTCATGCAGCCTTCGTCAAATGGGGGCTTCTGGAGGAAGGGGATATCCGGGATCGCTCGAGAATCGAAGAGGTGCTGCGCAAGCATCAGCCGGAAGCTGTCATTCATTTTGCTGGACTGATAGAGGTGTCGGAATCGGTCCGTGATCCGCTATCCTTCTATGAGGTCAATGTCGCCGGCTCTCTCTCTCTTCTCTCTGCCTGCATTGCCGCCGGGGTTGACAAGTTTGTCTTTTCGTCAACCTGTGCGACATATGGCATACCGCGGCAACTTTTAATCGATGAAGGGCATGTTCAAGATCCGGTCAATCCCTATGGTCGAACCAAGTTATTGATCGAAAGGGCGATTTTGGATCTGGAAGTGCACGGTCTTCGCTCGGTGATCCTGCGCTACTTCAATGCAGGAGGAGCCGATCCGGGTGGAAAGATCGGCGAAAAGCACGATCCGGAAACCCACGCTATTCCGCTTGCCATCGACACCGTCTTGGGGCGGCGCGAACTATTCCGGATCTTTGGCAATGATTACAACACAAGGGACGGCACCTGTGTGCGTGACTATATCCATGTTCTTGATCTTGCCGACGCCCACGTGCGGGCCGTGGACTATCTTCTTGCCGACAATCCTTCCGATCAGTTCAATCTTGGCACGGGACGTGGAACAACTGTTGGTGAACTGGTTGCTGCGGTCGAAAAGGCGACCGGTCGTCCCCTACCGAAGCAGGAGGATCAGCGTCGTCCGGGAGATGTGCCGCAGCTTGTTGCCAACAATGCAAAGGCCCAATCCGTTCTGGGATGGCAACCCGTGTATGAACTGGAAGACATCATCCGGACGGCATGGGATTGGCATCGCAAACAGAATACTTGA
- a CDS encoding UDP-glucose/GDP-mannose dehydrogenase family protein — MKIVVIGSGYVGLVAGACFAELGHTIICVDNNPAKIESLKAGVMPIYEPGLDTLVKTNFDAGRLSFTGDLAEALVGAEAAFIAVGTPPRATDGHADMKYVYAVARAIAEKASGNLVVVDKSTVPVGTGDEVERILKSAGRDLEFSVVSNPEFLREGVAIDDFMQPDRIVIGSEDEFGKNVVSRIYGVEGFKAAPILHTSRRSAELLKYAANAFLAMKITFINEIADLCEAVGGDVRDVAHGIGLDSRIGGKFLNAGPGYGGSCFPKDTLAISKTARDYRVELRTIETVIQVNDNRKRAMALRVLDACHGSVRGKTIAVLGLAFKADTDDMRDSPSIPVIQALQDFGAHIRAYDPEAMENSKGIFTQVDFCKDAYEAASGADAVVVLTEWKEFTSINLQKLRLKVREPLLVDFRNIFTEETVTDAGFEYWCIGRKNTASPSLSQSLAAE, encoded by the coding sequence ATGAAAATAGTGGTTATTGGTTCCGGCTATGTCGGCCTGGTTGCTGGCGCCTGTTTTGCAGAACTTGGCCACACAATCATCTGTGTGGACAACAATCCGGCCAAGATCGAGAGCCTCAAGGCTGGCGTCATGCCGATCTATGAGCCCGGTCTCGACACCTTGGTCAAGACGAATTTCGACGCCGGTCGGTTGTCATTCACCGGGGATCTCGCCGAAGCGCTGGTTGGTGCCGAGGCTGCCTTCATCGCAGTCGGCACCCCGCCCCGGGCGACAGATGGCCATGCGGACATGAAATATGTCTATGCCGTTGCCCGTGCGATTGCCGAAAAGGCCAGTGGCAATCTTGTCGTCGTCGACAAGTCCACCGTGCCGGTCGGCACCGGTGACGAGGTCGAACGTATCCTGAAGAGTGCTGGTCGCGATCTCGAGTTTTCCGTCGTTTCCAACCCGGAATTTCTCCGCGAAGGTGTGGCCATCGACGACTTCATGCAGCCGGACCGCATTGTCATCGGCAGCGAGGACGAGTTCGGCAAGAATGTGGTGTCGCGCATTTACGGCGTTGAGGGCTTCAAGGCGGCGCCGATCCTGCATACGTCGCGTCGTTCGGCAGAGTTGCTGAAATATGCCGCCAATGCGTTTCTGGCAATGAAGATCACCTTCATCAACGAAATTGCCGATCTCTGCGAGGCTGTCGGTGGCGATGTCAGGGATGTCGCCCATGGCATTGGTCTTGACAGCCGCATCGGTGGCAAGTTCCTGAATGCCGGTCCGGGCTATGGCGGCTCGTGCTTCCCGAAGGATACCCTGGCGATTTCCAAGACGGCGCGGGACTATCGCGTCGAACTGCGCACCATTGAAACGGTGATCCAGGTGAATGACAACCGCAAGCGGGCGATGGCGCTGCGGGTGCTCGATGCCTGCCACGGTTCGGTGCGCGGCAAGACCATTGCCGTTCTCGGGCTGGCCTTCAAGGCAGACACGGACGACATGCGGGATTCGCCTTCAATCCCCGTCATCCAGGCCCTGCAGGATTTTGGTGCCCATATACGTGCCTATGATCCGGAAGCGATGGAAAATTCGAAAGGCATTTTCACCCAGGTGGATTTCTGCAAGGACGCCTATGAAGCTGCCAGCGGTGCCGATGCGGTCGTCGTGCTGACGGAATGGAAGGAATTTACGTCGATCAATCTGCAGAAGCTGCGGCTGAAGGTCAGAGAACCGCTGCTGGTCGATTTCCGCAATATCTTCACCGAAGAGACCGTCACCGATGCCGGTTTCGAATACTGGTGCATCGGCCGCAAGAACACGGCCTCGCCGTCACTCAGCCAGTCGCTGGCTGCTGAATAA